Proteins from a genomic interval of Panthera uncia isolate 11264 chromosome C1 unlocalized genomic scaffold, Puncia_PCG_1.0 HiC_scaffold_4, whole genome shotgun sequence:
- the LOC125912647 gene encoding LOW QUALITY PROTEIN: cytochrome P450 4A11 (The sequence of the model RefSeq protein was modified relative to this genomic sequence to represent the inferred CDS: inserted 1 base in 1 codon; deleted 1 base in 1 codon; substituted 2 bases at 2 genomic stop codons), translated as MSVSLLSLTRPLGSVSGLLQVASLLGLALLLLKAAQLYLHRQWLLKAVQHFPSPPSHWLFGHIQEFQKEEDLQCLRKWVDKFPCACPHWLWGTEVELVVYDPDYMKVILGQSDPKSHGFYRLLAPWPGYGLLLLNGWSWLKHRRILTPAFHYDILKPYVGLMADSVRVMLDKWEDFIRQNSYVEIFEHVSLMTLDTIMKCAFSYQGSHQADRPSDQAEEGSAAGGGRAGEGQEQEALGLPGHPLLCQKFPACQHLACPSGXLCFRDHLDQMPYTTMCIKEALRLYPPVPGIGRELSKPISFPDGRSLPKGFLLMLSFYCLHHNPKVWPNPEVFDPSQYAPGSAXHSHAFLPFSGGSRNCIGKQFAMNEMKVAVALTLLCFELXPDPSRVPVPWPRIVLKSKNGIHLHLRKLSNPCADKDEPKNLLPAILSSCPSPLSPVFCPPPASLIASSCHQSV; from the exons ATGAGTGTCTCTTTGCTGAGTCTCACCAGACCCCTGGGCAGTGTCTCTGGGCTCCTGCAAGTGGCCTCTCTGCTAGGCCTGGCTCTGCTGTTGCTCAAGGCAGCACAGCTCTACCTGCACAGGCAGTGGCTGCTCAAAGCGGTCCAGCATTTCCCGTCCCCTCCTTCCCACTGGCTCTTTGGGCACATCCAGGAG TTCCAAAAAGAAGAGGATCTGCAATGCCTACGGAAATGGGTAGATAAATTCCCATGTGCTTGTCCTCACTGGCTGTGGGGAACAGAGGTGGAGCTTGTGGTCTATGACCCTGACTACATGAAAGTTATCCTGGGACAATCTG ACCCAAAGTCTCATGGCTTCTACAGACTCCTGGCTCCCTGG CCAGGGTATGGTTTGCTCCTGTTGAATGGATGGTCATGGTTGAAGCACCGGAGAATACTGACCCCAGCCTTCCACTATGACATCCTGAAGCCCTACGTGGGTCTCATGGCTGACTCTGTCCGTGTGATGCT GGACAAATGGGAGGACTTCATCAGACAGAACTCATATGTGGAGATCTTTGAGCATGTCTCCTTGATGACCTTGGACACCATTATGAAGTGCGCCTTCAGCTACCAAGGCAGCCACCAAGCAGACAG ACCAAGTGATCAAGCTGAAGAAGGCTCAgctgcaggaggaggaagagctggagaaggtcaggaacaagaggCACTTGGACTTCCTGGACATCCTCTTCTTTGccaga AATTCCCTGCTTGCCAGCATCTTGCCTGTCCTTCAGGATAGCTTTGTTTCAGGGACCACCTAGACCAGATGCCCTACACCACCATGTGCATCAAGGAGGCACTGCGACTCTATCCGCCAGTTCCAGGCATTGGAAGAGAGCTCAGCAAGCCCATCAGCTTCCCTGATGGGCGGTCCTTGCCCAAAG GATTcttactcatgctctctttttatTGCCTTCACCACAACCCCAAGGTGTGGCCAAACCCAGAG GTGTTTGACCCTTCACAGTATGCACCAGGTTCTGCTTGACACAGTCATGCTTTCCTGCCCTTCTCAGGAGGATCAAG GAACTGCATTGGGAAGCAGTTTGCCATGAATGAGATGAAGGTGGCGGTGGCCCTGACCCTGCTCTGCTTTGAGC TGCCAGATCCTTCCAGGGTCCCTGTTCCCTGGCCAAGAATTGTGTTGAAGTCCAAGAATGGGATCCACCTGCATCTCAGGAAGCTG TCTAACCCCTGTGCAGACAAGGATGAGCCCAAGAACCTCCTGCCTGCCATCCTGTCTTCCTGTCCGTCTCCCCTGTCTCctgtcttctgtccccctccagcctccctgaTAGCCTCCTCTTGCCATCAGAGTGTCTGA